In Gemmatimonadaceae bacterium, a single genomic region encodes these proteins:
- a CDS encoding peptidylprolyl isomerase codes for MSSFLSQRGAGAAATVVLSILVGCARHEGPLLAPNEAELAQPAPDSFRVDMETSRGKMTVMARRAWAPHGVDRFYYLTKHHYYDSTYFFRVVENFVAQFGISGQPTVNTGWEARRIPDDPVRHPNTRGTIAFASEGPNTRTVQLFINLRDNPKLDSYGGGFPPIAEVIDGLNVAESLYDGYGEGAPAGLGPRQELIMNQGNDYLRHFFPRLDLIQRATIAQEWR; via the coding sequence ATGAGTAGTTTCTTATCCCAACGCGGGGCGGGCGCCGCGGCCACCGTTGTCCTCTCCATTCTCGTTGGCTGCGCCCGACACGAAGGCCCGCTGCTTGCGCCGAATGAAGCCGAGCTGGCGCAACCGGCGCCGGACAGCTTTCGCGTCGATATGGAGACATCGCGCGGGAAGATGACGGTAATGGCGCGTCGCGCGTGGGCGCCGCACGGCGTCGATCGCTTCTACTACCTAACGAAGCACCACTACTACGACAGCACGTACTTTTTCCGCGTTGTCGAGAACTTCGTTGCCCAGTTCGGAATTTCCGGGCAGCCCACGGTGAACACCGGCTGGGAGGCGCGGCGGATTCCCGACGATCCCGTGCGACACCCGAATACGCGCGGAACGATCGCGTTCGCGAGCGAGGGACCGAACACTCGCACGGTACAACTCTTCATCAATCTGCGCGACAACCCCAAGCTCGATAGCTACGGCGGGGGCTTTCCACCGATCGCCGAAGTGATCGATGGATTGAACGTGGCTGAATCACTGTACGACGGTTATGGCGAGGGTGCACCGGCCGGACTCGGTCCACGTCAGGAACTGATCATGAATCAGGGCAACGATTATCTGCGGCACTTCTTTCCTCGTCTCGATCTGATTCAGCGCGCAACGATCGCCCAGGAATGGCGATGA
- a CDS encoding succinate dehydrogenase/fumarate reductase iron-sulfur subunit, with product MTDGRTVSRASAAPAATAPVSHAVDAYTAAQAAQDAAAAHSTRTFKIWRGDNGKGEFVEFTTDVVEGMVVLDAVHEIQAKQVNDLAVRWNCKAGKCGSCSAEINGSPKLMCMTRLDQLPAEGPITIEPMRAFPHVRDLVTDVSWNFRVKKKIAPFAPRKPDAPDGTWRMYQRDVDRVQEFRKCIECFLCQDVCHVLRDHHKHEEFIGPRFLVHVAALEMHPLDTADRVSALRKEDGIGYCNITKCCSKVCPEHITITDNAIIPLKERVVDEFFDPIGKLVKIYSRRRKT from the coding sequence ATGACGGATGGCAGAACCGTTTCGCGCGCGAGTGCGGCGCCAGCGGCGACGGCGCCCGTATCACACGCGGTGGATGCGTACACGGCGGCGCAAGCTGCACAAGACGCCGCGGCGGCGCACAGCACGCGCACCTTCAAGATCTGGCGCGGCGACAACGGGAAAGGCGAGTTCGTCGAATTCACGACGGACGTCGTCGAGGGAATGGTCGTTCTCGACGCGGTCCATGAGATTCAGGCGAAGCAGGTGAACGACCTCGCCGTGCGATGGAACTGCAAGGCGGGAAAGTGCGGCTCCTGCTCCGCCGAGATCAATGGATCGCCAAAGCTGATGTGCATGACGCGGCTCGATCAATTGCCGGCAGAGGGGCCGATCACCATCGAGCCTATGCGCGCATTCCCGCACGTGCGGGATCTGGTCACCGACGTCTCATGGAATTTTCGCGTCAAGAAGAAGATCGCGCCGTTCGCGCCACGGAAGCCCGACGCACCGGATGGCACGTGGCGGATGTACCAGCGCGACGTCGATCGCGTTCAGGAATTCCGTAAATGCATCGAGTGCTTTTTGTGCCAGGACGTCTGTCACGTCCTGCGCGATCATCACAAGCACGAGGAATTCATCGGGCCGCGATTTCTGGTGCACGTGGCGGCGCTCGAGATGCATCCCCTCGACACGGCGGACCGCGTGTCGGCGCTTCGGAAGGAGGATGGCATCGGCTACTGCAACATCACCAAGTGTTGTTCGAAGGTGTGTCCGGAGCACATCACGATCACGGACAACGCGATCATCCCACTCAAGGAGCGAGTGGTCGACGAGTTCTTCGACCCGATCGGAAAGCTGGTGAAGATCTATTCCAGGCGAAGGAAGACGTAA
- a CDS encoding MscL family protein yields the protein MWNEFKAFLIKQNMLALAIAVVIGAATNDVVQGLVNDFIMPVVNAVSPTKAWIDLRFPQSGPVQFTYGHFLSVLLKFVIVGFVCWRLTIALIRPPKAEAKPATRECPFCRQTIDARATRCPHCTSQLTVLVAPTGAAPATTREASLTR from the coding sequence ATGTGGAACGAGTTCAAGGCATTTCTCATCAAGCAAAACATGCTTGCCCTGGCGATTGCCGTGGTCATAGGCGCGGCGACGAACGATGTCGTGCAGGGTTTGGTGAATGACTTCATCATGCCGGTTGTCAATGCCGTGTCGCCGACGAAAGCCTGGATCGATCTTCGATTTCCGCAGAGCGGACCAGTGCAGTTCACGTACGGTCATTTCCTCAGCGTCTTGCTGAAATTCGTGATCGTGGGCTTCGTCTGCTGGCGCCTGACGATTGCCCTCATCAGGCCGCCCAAGGCCGAAGCGAAGCCGGCGACGCGCGAATGCCCATTCTGCCGTCAGACAATCGACGCGCGCGCGACGAGGTGTCCGCATTGCACGAGCCAGCTCACGGTGCTCGTTGCGCCGACGGGGGCGGCACCGGCAACGACGCGCGAGGCATCGTTAACTCGTTAG
- a CDS encoding HAMP domain-containing sensor histidine kinase, producing the protein MGTGPFRISLARQLSLLTGAVITASLLIVLAVAYEALTRSALSGASQTLIRSTRQLASLGETGIRQTRTRFATAARDPAIRRALAAANADFAPLTRSSSLDVEAARKALSELSSPTDSGLPIELWSANGRRIAYLGNDEPEVLESSTNGRNLGPPRVPRGGINDVKPTDSLQFGRLYASGGRVYFWLVQPVLDEANPIGYVAQQRRIAANPQADRSIRALAGDGISTFYRNADGSVWTTVTGMPSSPSRREPNDSARATRGSAEQLLIAETPIAGTPLLVTMESRIRDVLAPARATLRQLLFVGLVLLIAGMAAALLIGQRVAKPIVAIADGAEAIARGQFDTRVPSSGHAEIARLADSFNHMVNEVAVAQRALEQKSKDAHAANRAKSDFLATMSHELRTPLNAIAGYTELLEMGLRGPLTDAQRRDLGRIRASGQHLLGLISGVLDLSRIERGQVTYVLAPVRIDPFLADLDALVSPQAAAKSLTLEYVPSEPDLTVIADREKLRQVVLNLLSNAIRFTPAGGKITLSATAARDSRVAVCVQDTGPGIPDSRREQVFEPFVQLDRSLTQPQEGLGLGLAISRDLARGMKGDLVLETTPTRGATFALTLPRGPVDERISLMQSGESPALASARRVAPSAAHDV; encoded by the coding sequence ATGGGAACCGGGCCGTTCCGGATCTCCTTAGCGAGACAACTGTCGCTGCTCACGGGCGCCGTCATCACGGCGTCTCTCCTCATCGTGCTCGCTGTCGCCTATGAGGCGCTCACGCGGTCTGCGCTCTCCGGTGCATCGCAGACACTGATTCGATCAACGCGCCAGCTGGCAAGTCTCGGCGAGACGGGAATCCGGCAAACGCGGACTCGATTTGCGACGGCGGCTCGAGATCCTGCTATTCGACGCGCCTTGGCTGCCGCGAACGCCGATTTCGCGCCGCTGACGCGCTCTTCGTCACTTGACGTGGAAGCGGCGCGGAAGGCGCTCTCCGAGCTTTCTTCTCCGACGGATTCGGGGTTACCGATCGAACTGTGGAGCGCGAACGGACGCCGGATTGCATACCTCGGAAACGACGAGCCGGAAGTTTTGGAGTCTTCGACCAATGGACGTAACCTTGGTCCGCCACGTGTGCCGCGAGGCGGCATCAACGACGTGAAGCCCACGGACTCGCTCCAGTTTGGCCGTCTCTACGCCTCGGGCGGCCGCGTGTATTTCTGGCTGGTGCAGCCAGTGCTCGATGAGGCGAATCCGATCGGCTATGTCGCGCAGCAGCGGCGGATTGCGGCCAACCCACAGGCGGATCGCAGCATTCGCGCGCTGGCTGGCGACGGAATCAGCACGTTCTACCGCAACGCCGATGGCAGCGTCTGGACGACCGTGACCGGCATGCCGTCGTCACCGTCCCGTCGTGAGCCCAACGATTCGGCGCGCGCGACGCGTGGGTCCGCGGAGCAACTCCTCATCGCAGAGACACCCATCGCCGGCACGCCGCTCCTGGTGACGATGGAATCGCGCATTCGCGACGTACTCGCTCCGGCGCGCGCGACGCTGCGTCAACTGCTCTTCGTCGGCCTCGTTCTCCTGATCGCCGGCATGGCAGCAGCGCTCCTCATTGGCCAGCGCGTGGCCAAACCGATCGTCGCCATCGCCGACGGCGCGGAGGCAATCGCGCGAGGTCAGTTCGACACGCGAGTGCCGAGTTCGGGCCATGCGGAGATTGCACGACTCGCTGACAGCTTCAATCACATGGTGAACGAGGTGGCGGTGGCTCAGCGCGCCCTTGAGCAGAAATCAAAGGATGCTCACGCAGCGAACCGGGCCAAGTCGGACTTTCTCGCGACGATGAGTCACGAATTGCGAACGCCGCTCAATGCGATTGCCGGATACACCGAGCTCCTCGAGATGGGACTGCGTGGTCCGCTCACGGACGCACAGCGGCGCGACCTCGGTCGAATTCGCGCGAGCGGACAACATCTGCTGGGACTCATCAGCGGCGTGCTCGATCTCAGTCGGATCGAACGGGGGCAGGTGACTTACGTGCTCGCCCCGGTGCGCATCGATCCCTTTCTCGCCGATCTCGACGCGCTCGTGTCACCGCAAGCTGCGGCGAAGTCGCTGACGCTGGAATACGTCCCATCGGAACCCGATCTCACCGTCATCGCGGATCGCGAAAAGCTTCGTCAGGTCGTGCTGAACCTCCTGTCGAATGCGATTCGATTCACGCCAGCCGGAGGCAAGATTACGCTGTCGGCCACGGCTGCACGCGACTCGCGAGTCGCCGTGTGTGTTCAAGACACCGGACCAGGAATACCGGACTCCCGGCGGGAGCAAGTGTTCGAGCCGTTCGTACAGCTCGACCGATCACTAACGCAGCCGCAGGAGGGTTTGGGGCTCGGTCTCGCAATCAGTCGCGATCTCGCACGTGGGATGAAAGGTGATCTGGTGCTCGAGACCACCCCGACTCGAGGCGCGACGTTCGCCCTGACCCTTCCGCGCGGCCCGGTCGACGAGAGAATCAGCCTCATGCAAAGCGGGGAGTCACCGGCTCTCGCTTCGGCCCGACGAGTCGCGCCGAGCGCTGCGCACGATGTTTAG
- a CDS encoding APC family permease — protein MTLDVRPDGHQLAPASSNAPAVEAARVEQRSAQFKKELGLVDLVLQQIVYVVGIVWVGAAAKLGQSHIVFWLAAMLLFYLPQAAVVIHLSRALPLEGGLYQWTKLGFGEAAAYMVAWNLWMYAVVLIGSIGLVISTNLSYAFALPWMATSKVFITAVSCTLMAALVVLGVLGLGVSKWLHNAGSVMLLVAFVVLIGLPFVQVARGALPAYHPFALAMPALSLLSLNIFGKLAVGALSGFEYVAVLAGECRNPERTIGRATLIAAPIIAVMFILGTSAVLAFSTPAQVDLIAPIPQTITRGFGSLGIASLVAPLAILMLTSRLVANSSIVFTGNTRMPMVAGWDRLLPAWFTRLHPRFRTPVNSILFVGAVSFAFGIVGIIGVGEQEAFQLLDNAAGILYGLTYLVLFALPLFALRSSESVLPRASLGLKTAAAAGFLTTLLYVALSVFPIIDVPSWHAFAAKISSVVVGLNVLGLLIYAAGGRRRVRSWNQEGELA, from the coding sequence ATGACGCTCGATGTACGACCGGACGGGCACCAGCTCGCGCCCGCGTCATCGAACGCGCCAGCGGTAGAGGCGGCTCGCGTCGAGCAACGCAGCGCGCAATTCAAGAAAGAGCTGGGACTCGTCGATCTGGTTTTGCAGCAGATCGTTTATGTCGTTGGCATCGTGTGGGTGGGGGCCGCGGCAAAGCTCGGGCAATCGCACATCGTGTTCTGGCTCGCGGCGATGTTGCTCTTCTATCTGCCGCAAGCTGCCGTCGTCATACACCTCAGCCGTGCGCTGCCGCTCGAGGGTGGCCTCTATCAATGGACCAAGCTTGGGTTTGGCGAGGCCGCGGCGTACATGGTCGCGTGGAACCTCTGGATGTATGCGGTGGTGCTCATTGGAAGCATCGGTCTCGTGATCTCCACCAATCTTTCCTATGCGTTCGCGTTGCCTTGGATGGCAACGAGTAAGGTGTTCATCACCGCCGTGAGCTGCACGTTGATGGCAGCGCTCGTCGTGCTGGGCGTCCTCGGGCTGGGCGTCAGTAAATGGCTCCATAACGCGGGAAGCGTCATGCTTCTCGTCGCATTCGTTGTGCTCATCGGGTTGCCGTTTGTGCAGGTTGCCCGCGGAGCATTGCCGGCCTATCACCCGTTTGCGCTGGCGATGCCGGCACTCAGCCTTCTGAGCTTGAACATCTTCGGAAAGCTCGCCGTAGGAGCGCTGAGTGGGTTCGAGTACGTCGCCGTGCTGGCGGGAGAGTGCCGCAATCCCGAGCGAACGATTGGCCGGGCAACGCTGATTGCCGCCCCGATCATCGCCGTGATGTTCATTCTTGGAACGAGCGCGGTGCTGGCGTTCAGTACGCCCGCGCAGGTCGATCTCATTGCTCCAATTCCGCAAACGATCACTCGGGGATTTGGCTCGTTAGGTATCGCCTCGCTCGTGGCGCCGCTCGCGATCCTCATGCTCACCTCGCGTCTCGTCGCGAATTCGAGCATCGTTTTCACCGGCAACACGCGCATGCCGATGGTTGCCGGATGGGACCGCCTTCTCCCAGCATGGTTCACGAGACTGCATCCGCGATTTCGCACGCCGGTGAACTCGATTCTATTCGTGGGCGCGGTTTCGTTCGCGTTCGGCATTGTCGGCATTATCGGTGTCGGCGAACAGGAGGCCTTTCAGCTCCTCGACAATGCGGCGGGAATTCTCTATGGCCTTACCTATCTGGTGCTCTTTGCGCTTCCGTTATTCGCGCTGCGGTCCTCGGAGAGTGTGCTCCCGCGAGCGTCCCTCGGCCTCAAGACCGCTGCCGCCGCAGGTTTTCTGACGACGCTGCTATACGTCGCACTTTCGGTCTTTCCAATCATCGACGTGCCAAGCTGGCATGCATTCGCGGCAAAGATCTCGAGCGTCGTCGTCGGCCTGAACGTGCTGGGCCTTCTCATCTATGCGGCGGGCGGGCGTCGGCGCGTGCGTTCCTGGAACCAGGAAGGGGAGCTGGCGTGA
- a CDS encoding NAD(P)/FAD-dependent oxidoreductase, whose translation MEHSSVDVVIVGAGVSGLAAARVLHEAGIEFSVLEARERIGGRIFTRHDSSMPVPIELGAEFVHGVAPELREIARDAGLAIIDIGGQRWQSNGRGLRQLDDFWPLLEEVMSRLDEHRQPDRSFEQFLNTRPGGARLARARALALQFVEGFHAADPTRVSERALAEGGSPGGVRERRIGRILGGYNAIPVWLGRDVGSRISFGAVVSSIRWEPGSVRVDMRRSDNEAHAINGRAAIVTVPLGVLQATTGEPGAIAFEPSIERERTKAEAVRGMEMGTVTRITMQLREAFWTSERFMRRAKSQDLDRMAFLQSADPDFPTWWTSYPVSAPTLVAWTGGPRARELASLGEDEAIDHAIAALGRQFHLTRREARAMLVAAWTHNWVDDPYARGVYSYVLVGGNDAPAKLARPLRGTLFFAGEASNAEGRTGTVHGAIATGRRAAKQALRALA comes from the coding sequence GTGGAGCACTCATCGGTAGATGTGGTCATCGTCGGCGCAGGCGTCTCCGGCCTCGCTGCGGCTCGCGTGCTGCACGAAGCGGGCATCGAATTCTCCGTTCTCGAGGCACGCGAGCGCATCGGCGGCCGGATCTTCACCCGGCACGATTCGTCCATGCCCGTTCCGATCGAGCTTGGCGCTGAGTTCGTGCACGGCGTTGCCCCCGAGCTGCGGGAGATCGCGCGCGACGCTGGACTCGCGATCATCGATATCGGAGGACAGCGATGGCAATCCAATGGCCGCGGCCTTCGGCAGCTCGACGACTTCTGGCCTCTCCTCGAAGAGGTGATGAGCCGTCTGGACGAGCATCGCCAACCCGACCGATCATTTGAACAATTTCTAAATACTCGACCGGGTGGTGCCCGGCTCGCGCGTGCTCGCGCGTTGGCGCTGCAATTTGTGGAAGGGTTCCACGCTGCGGACCCGACCCGAGTGAGCGAGCGCGCGCTCGCCGAGGGTGGCAGTCCCGGTGGCGTCCGCGAGCGGCGCATTGGCCGTATCCTCGGGGGCTACAACGCAATTCCCGTATGGCTCGGCCGCGACGTCGGAAGCCGCATCAGCTTCGGCGCGGTCGTGAGCAGTATCCGTTGGGAACCGGGCAGCGTCCGAGTCGACATGCGCCGGTCCGACAACGAGGCGCACGCCATCAATGGTCGTGCGGCCATCGTCACGGTGCCGCTTGGCGTGCTCCAGGCGACAACCGGCGAGCCGGGCGCAATCGCGTTCGAGCCATCGATCGAACGGGAGCGAACCAAAGCGGAGGCCGTTCGTGGAATGGAGATGGGAACCGTCACGCGCATCACGATGCAGCTCCGCGAGGCCTTCTGGACGAGCGAGCGCTTCATGCGACGTGCGAAGAGCCAAGACCTCGATCGTATGGCCTTCCTCCAGAGCGCCGATCCCGATTTCCCGACCTGGTGGACCTCGTATCCAGTGTCGGCGCCAACGTTGGTGGCGTGGACAGGCGGCCCACGTGCTCGAGAGCTCGCGTCACTGGGCGAAGACGAAGCGATCGATCACGCCATCGCGGCACTCGGTCGACAGTTCCACCTAACGCGACGCGAGGCCCGAGCGATGCTCGTCGCCGCATGGACGCACAATTGGGTGGATGACCCGTACGCTCGAGGCGTCTACAGCTACGTTCTCGTGGGCGGGAACGACGCGCCGGCGAAGCTCGCACGGCCTCTGCGAGGGACGCTGTTCTTCGCCGGGGAGGCGAGCAACGCGGAAGGGCGGACCGGCACGGTGCACGGCGCCATCGCAACCGGCCGCCGCGCTGCGAAGCAGGCGCTGCGCGCGCTCGCGTGA
- a CDS encoding fumarate reductase/succinate dehydrogenase flavoprotein subunit yields MSEYETIDHDVLVIGAGGAGLRAAIEAAAHGVRVGLVCKSLLGKAHTVMAEGGAAAALGNVDDRDSWRVHFADTMRGGQYVNNWRMAELHAKEAPDRIRELEAWGALFDRTPDGRILQRNFGGHRYPRLAHVGDRTGLEMIRTLQDHGIHRGIDVHMECTVITLLRDGDRVSGAFGYDRERGRFRLFRARAVVLATGGVGRAFKITSNSWEYTGDGHALAYRAGAALQDMEFVQFHPTGMIWPPSVRGILVTEGVRGEGGVLRNRDGKRFMFENIPENYRSQTADNPEEGWRYTQGDKNARRPPELLTRDHVARMIVREVKEGRGSLHGGVILDISWIKEKLPNAAEHIKKKLPSMYHQFMQLAGIDITKEPMEIGPTTHYIMGGVRVEGDTQMSTVPGLFACGECAAGLHGANRLGGNSLSDLLVFGKRAGEYAARFAGEHGAAKVNGAEVDAAVRAALAPFDRTGSADGPYQVQETLQENMQDLVGIVRTQQEMEQALACIESLKRRAADVAVRGNREYNPGWHTALDLDNLLVVSEAIARSALARQESRGGHFRDDFPDKDPSFGTFNLVVHRERNGEMRLSRETIPPMPQELKAVIEEMK; encoded by the coding sequence ATGAGCGAATACGAAACTATAGATCACGACGTTCTCGTCATTGGCGCTGGCGGTGCGGGCTTGCGCGCCGCGATCGAGGCGGCGGCGCACGGCGTCAGAGTGGGCCTCGTGTGCAAGTCGCTGCTCGGCAAGGCGCACACGGTGATGGCGGAGGGTGGCGCCGCTGCCGCGCTGGGCAACGTGGACGATCGTGACAGCTGGCGCGTGCACTTCGCCGACACGATGCGTGGCGGTCAGTACGTCAACAACTGGCGGATGGCGGAACTGCACGCGAAAGAAGCGCCGGATCGCATCCGCGAGCTCGAGGCGTGGGGCGCGCTATTCGATCGCACGCCCGACGGTCGCATTCTGCAGCGCAACTTCGGCGGGCATCGATATCCGCGGTTGGCGCATGTCGGCGACCGCACCGGCCTCGAGATGATCCGCACGCTACAAGATCACGGCATTCATCGCGGGATCGACGTGCACATGGAATGCACCGTGATCACGCTGCTCAGGGACGGTGATCGGGTCTCGGGTGCGTTTGGTTATGACCGGGAGCGCGGACGCTTCCGCCTCTTCCGCGCGCGGGCGGTCGTTCTGGCGACCGGCGGCGTGGGACGCGCCTTCAAAATTACGTCGAACAGCTGGGAGTATACGGGCGACGGTCACGCGCTGGCCTATCGCGCCGGTGCGGCGCTGCAGGACATGGAGTTCGTGCAATTCCATCCGACGGGCATGATCTGGCCGCCGAGCGTCCGAGGCATTCTCGTGACGGAAGGCGTGCGTGGCGAAGGCGGTGTGCTACGCAATCGCGATGGCAAGCGCTTCATGTTCGAGAACATACCGGAAAACTATCGGTCACAGACAGCGGACAACCCGGAAGAGGGCTGGCGGTACACGCAAGGTGACAAGAACGCGCGCCGACCGCCCGAATTGCTGACACGCGACCACGTCGCGCGAATGATCGTGCGCGAGGTGAAGGAAGGTCGCGGCTCACTGCACGGCGGCGTGATCCTCGACATCTCGTGGATCAAGGAGAAATTGCCTAACGCGGCGGAGCACATCAAGAAGAAGCTGCCGAGCATGTATCATCAGTTCATGCAGCTCGCGGGCATCGACATCACGAAAGAACCGATGGAGATTGGTCCAACGACGCACTACATCATGGGTGGCGTGCGCGTCGAGGGTGACACGCAGATGTCCACGGTGCCCGGATTGTTCGCCTGCGGTGAGTGCGCCGCGGGGCTGCACGGCGCAAACCGGCTTGGCGGCAACTCACTCTCCGATCTACTCGTGTTCGGCAAACGCGCGGGCGAGTACGCAGCGCGATTCGCGGGCGAACACGGTGCCGCCAAGGTGAATGGCGCGGAGGTGGACGCAGCCGTGCGCGCCGCGCTCGCACCATTCGACCGCACAGGCTCGGCTGACGGACCGTACCAGGTTCAGGAGACGCTGCAGGAGAACATGCAGGACCTCGTCGGCATCGTCCGCACCCAGCAGGAGATGGAGCAGGCGCTCGCGTGCATCGAATCGCTGAAGCGCCGCGCGGCGGATGTCGCCGTGCGCGGCAACCGCGAATACAACCCTGGTTGGCACACCGCATTGGATCTCGACAACCTACTCGTCGTTTCCGAAGCCATCGCGCGCTCGGCGCTGGCTCGGCAAGAAAGCCGGGGCGGTCACTTCCGAGACGATTTCCCGGACAAGGATCCCTCGTTCGGGACATTCAACCTCGTTGTGCACCGCGAGCGGAACGGAGAGATGCGTCTCTCGCGCGAGACGATTCCGCCGATGCCGCAGGAGCTCAAAGCCGTGATCGAGGAAATGAAATGA
- a CDS encoding NUDIX domain-containing protein produces MPANRPRVVRQVSAGGVVYRRAAIGGLTEVALIRVGPKARWQLPKGVIDDGESPELTAVREVREEAGVDARLIAPLDVIEYWYVGNDQAGQRARFHKFVHLFLLEYESGDVTEHDDEVDEARWVQLGEAERMLAFASEQNAMARARTLLEEPPSSIR; encoded by the coding sequence ATGCCTGCCAATCGGCCGCGAGTGGTACGTCAGGTATCCGCCGGCGGCGTCGTCTACAGACGCGCCGCCATCGGTGGTCTGACGGAGGTCGCGCTGATTCGGGTTGGCCCGAAGGCCCGATGGCAGCTGCCGAAGGGCGTCATCGACGACGGTGAGTCGCCGGAGCTCACAGCGGTTCGCGAGGTTCGCGAGGAAGCCGGCGTCGATGCCCGTCTCATCGCGCCCCTCGACGTCATCGAGTACTGGTACGTCGGTAACGATCAAGCCGGCCAGCGAGCTCGCTTTCACAAATTCGTGCATCTTTTCCTACTGGAATACGAGAGCGGCGACGTCACCGAGCACGACGATGAAGTCGACGAGGCCCGATGGGTGCAACTCGGCGAGGCTGAGAGAATGCTGGCCTTCGCGAGCGAGCAAAATGCGATGGCTCGGGCGCGCACGCTACTCGAGGAGCCACCCTCCTCAATTCGCTAA
- a CDS encoding energy transducer TonB, whose amino-acid sequence MRKFLSLGRYAATTPIVLLLAARVGAQQPSAPNDPCDSVLRAARVDSVAVTARAYLIRRDGETMPPRARTLLLESILAHFTAPQPLQLPVFAPGPAPMRMLRPEQLSGDTVSMREPVLYGVYDFSILRSGAVTRVISSIPSLAPGFDDRIVAAINASVADSTPAIVTRALDADAVALELRVTTGAEDIRFRVAPATIFKANFPRLRLTDAAATGVKPLPEYPEDERDDGRDGEVLLRVVVDATGAALIPTMEVLHATSPAFALAAARTLARYHFAPARVASCPVPQVIELPFWFSLRP is encoded by the coding sequence GTGAGGAAGTTTTTATCACTGGGTCGCTATGCCGCGACGACACCTATCGTGCTTCTGCTCGCTGCCCGAGTTGGAGCTCAACAGCCGAGCGCACCCAACGACCCCTGTGACTCGGTGCTTCGTGCGGCTCGCGTCGATTCAGTCGCCGTCACGGCGAGAGCGTACCTGATTCGCCGCGATGGCGAAACGATGCCGCCGCGGGCGCGGACACTTCTCCTCGAATCGATTCTCGCGCACTTCACAGCGCCGCAGCCGCTGCAGCTCCCCGTCTTCGCTCCTGGTCCGGCGCCGATGCGCATGCTGCGACCGGAGCAACTTTCCGGTGACACAGTGTCGATGCGGGAGCCGGTGCTCTACGGCGTCTACGATTTCTCTATTCTGCGGAGCGGCGCGGTCACGAGAGTGATCAGCTCCATTCCCTCACTCGCTCCCGGATTCGACGATCGCATCGTCGCGGCCATCAACGCGTCTGTGGCTGACAGCACTCCAGCGATCGTCACGCGGGCACTCGATGCCGATGCGGTTGCGCTCGAGCTTAGGGTCACCACTGGTGCCGAAGACATCCGATTTCGCGTCGCGCCAGCGACGATTTTCAAGGCTAACTTCCCGCGTCTACGACTCACCGATGCGGCGGCGACCGGTGTGAAGCCGCTTCCCGAATACCCGGAAGATGAGCGGGACGATGGGCGCGACGGCGAGGTTTTGCTCCGGGTCGTTGTCGATGCGACCGGCGCTGCGTTGATACCGACTATGGAAGTGCTGCACGCGACGTCGCCCGCCTTCGCTCTGGCGGCGGCGCGGACACTTGCGCGATACCATTTCGCGCCAGCACGCGTCGCGTCGTGCCCGGTGCCTCAGGTGATCGAATTACCCTTCTGGTTTTCACTCCGGCCCTGA
- a CDS encoding barstar family protein, protein MLLPRGEDRHRSPNPRPMGLFKKERVAPPRATRPPLERLDVQLLQSSAVTLYHKHSLLTQDVACLQQFGYRVYALDTAAWKTVADFHADAKRVFAFPEHYSANLASWIDCLGDLDVPDDGGVVIQFRHFDAFARLEPQFAHTLLDSIESASRRFLLGGHRLLALVQSDDPRIRFERIGAVPVNWNPREWLDADRGLRPAS, encoded by the coding sequence GTGCTCCTGCCGCGCGGTGAGGATCGTCACCGGTCGCCGAATCCACGCCCCATGGGATTGTTCAAGAAGGAGCGCGTTGCGCCTCCGCGCGCCACACGGCCCCCACTCGAGCGCCTCGACGTCCAACTGCTGCAGAGCAGCGCCGTGACGCTGTACCACAAACACAGTTTGTTGACGCAGGATGTCGCCTGTCTTCAGCAATTCGGATATCGGGTGTACGCGCTCGACACGGCGGCCTGGAAGACCGTCGCCGATTTTCACGCGGACGCGAAACGAGTATTCGCATTCCCCGAGCATTACTCGGCGAACCTTGCGTCGTGGATCGATTGTCTGGGCGACCTTGATGTCCCGGACGATGGCGGCGTCGTCATTCAGTTCCGGCACTTCGATGCGTTTGCGCGCCTCGAGCCGCAATTCGCGCATACGCTGCTCGATAGCATCGAGTCAGCCTCGCGGCGATTCTTGCTGGGTGGTCATCGGCTCCTCGCGCTCGTTCAATCGGACGATCCGCGCATTCGATTCGAGCGGATTGGAGCCGTACCGGTCAACTGGAACCCACGGGAGTGGCTCGATGCCGATCGCGGGCTTCGTCCCGCTTCATGA